One region of Terricaulis silvestris genomic DNA includes:
- a CDS encoding BaiN/RdsA family NAD(P)/FAD-dependent oxidoreductase translates to MTFDTIIIGGGAAGLYCAMHAGQRGRRVLVLEHNAEVGAKILISGGGRCNFTNLGVAPDRFLATNPHFARSALARHTQHDFIAMVRKHGIDFYEKTLGQLFCEGPRSSQKIVRMLLDECAAGGVDVRTECAVSSVKLSERFTVETSAGAFDSETLVIATGGLSIPKLGATPFAYRVAEQFGIPLVAPRAGLVPLTFNEQDMTWMRALSGVSTDVRVSIGKTAFREAALFTHKGLSGPAILQISSYWATPTTYLEVDWLPDASEDVLVAAKRVQPNALPKTALSHVLPERLATVLCAAHPPRPLGEWKDEALITFAQRTLKRALLKPHGTEGYAKAEVTVGGIDTNALSQQTMETRAVPGLFFIGEAVDVTGWLGGYNFQWAWSSGWAAGQAC, encoded by the coding sequence ATGACCTTCGACACCATCATCATCGGCGGAGGCGCGGCGGGACTCTATTGCGCCATGCACGCAGGCCAGCGCGGACGGCGTGTGCTGGTGCTCGAGCACAATGCCGAAGTCGGCGCCAAAATCCTGATCTCCGGCGGCGGGCGCTGCAACTTCACCAATCTCGGCGTTGCGCCCGATCGTTTCCTCGCCACCAATCCCCATTTCGCGCGCTCTGCACTGGCCCGGCACACGCAACACGATTTCATCGCGATGGTCCGCAAACACGGCATCGATTTCTACGAAAAGACGCTGGGCCAGCTCTTCTGCGAAGGCCCGCGCTCATCGCAAAAGATCGTTCGCATGCTGCTGGACGAATGCGCGGCCGGCGGCGTCGATGTTCGCACCGAATGCGCCGTGAGCAGCGTCAAGCTCAGCGAGCGCTTTACCGTCGAAACCAGCGCTGGCGCCTTCGACAGCGAGACGCTCGTCATCGCAACGGGCGGTCTTTCCATTCCCAAACTCGGCGCTACGCCGTTCGCGTATCGCGTCGCCGAACAGTTCGGCATTCCGCTAGTGGCCCCGCGCGCAGGCCTCGTGCCGCTGACGTTCAACGAACAGGACATGACCTGGATGCGTGCACTGAGCGGCGTATCCACGGATGTACGCGTGTCGATCGGCAAGACCGCCTTTCGCGAAGCCGCATTGTTCACGCACAAGGGCCTCTCCGGCCCTGCGATCCTGCAAATCTCGTCCTATTGGGCGACACCAACGACATATCTCGAAGTCGACTGGCTGCCGGACGCGAGCGAGGACGTGTTGGTCGCCGCCAAACGCGTGCAACCCAACGCGCTGCCGAAGACGGCGCTCTCGCACGTCCTGCCCGAACGCCTCGCCACAGTGCTGTGCGCCGCGCATCCGCCGCGGCCACTCGGTGAGTGGAAAGACGAAGCGCTGATCACCTTCGCCCAACGCACGCTGAAACGCGCTCTACTGAAGCCGCACGGCACCGAAGGCTACGCCAAGGCCGAAGTCACCGTCGGCGGCATCGACACCAACGCGCTCTCACAACAAACCATGGAAACCCGCGCGGTCCCCGGCCTCTTTTTCATCGGCGAAGCGGTTGACGTCACCGGCTGGCTCGGCGGCTATAATTTCCAATGGGCGTGGTCGAGCGGCTGGGCGGCTGGTCAGGCTTGCTGA